AGCAattatatgcatgtgtgtatatatagtccagttggtttttaaaaaattcttatttcttattattaCCTTGCCATATATTTTTCATTTGCCTGTGAAAGTAATTTTTTGAGATATATCCAATCTATGTCCCTCTGATATACTgaataaacagtgatttatatgatttcatttaataggagtatagtttaatactgttcccatcaccaaagatctgtgttctTACCCTCAGACACCTGTGGTAGACTTGAgaatatccaccctcccccccagagtcttttactttggtgtaatactccaaaacaagtccaagttctgctttgtgtttccctttctgttctcatttctcaacttctatgagtgggatcatcccgtaatTCATCTTTTTCATGAAAGTAATTTTAATACTTCACattaagaaaccacaaatcaatataaataaatatctcttgGATAATTTACTTTGACATTCAGTAGGATTTAGATGttctaaatttttctttctttatatgaaATTAGACATTTATTTCCACACTGTTAAAATGCCATGATAAAATTCCAATTGTTCCATTAGTAGAAGCAATTAGAATGATATCATACAGCCCTTCAGGAACCAACTTGTAATTTTGTCACTTCAGATTCTAATTCAAAGTACTCTTTGCCATAATGACCAATTAATTTCCACACAGACATTCATTTATAAAGGATATTTAATGTTATTCTTTATGTTTAAAATCATCCTAATCTTAACTTTAAcactcaaataataataaagcaaccgAATATCCATAGTTATTACTATGAAACTAGCAAACAGTCAGTagcattatatataatattaaagtTACACTGCAACCTGAGgtctgcctttttcttttaaatatagttCTACACTTATCAATAAGAaggcaatcttttttttaagacttagaaTATGATGAGAAGTAAAATGACAATGCTACTAATTAGTTTCTTGAAAACCCACTCTAGTTAAAAGCCAGTTAAATCCTAATTTAATGCATTCCACTTACTGCATGCATAGTTCCCCCAGAGAGCCTTGTGTTTTTGTTGCTTCAGactgttgctttttctttttagaggcAAGATttgcttactattattattattataattattattgatttaataatgatcaataagaccataggataagaggggtacaattcccaccaccagagttatttctaacttttttcccctttcttttatttgatctgacagagagggacaaagaaaggcacctacagcactgcgtcaccactcatgaagttttcttactgcagatgggaaccggggtaacgtgtgctcaaccaggtgtgccactgcctggctcagcttactgcttttctatttaaaacttttttttaaaaaaaaagttaattgagATAATAGGTAAAAATTCAgatttaaaaatgggcaaaatattcaatggctgtggaattgtacccctcctaccctatggttttgttaattaatcctttcttaaaaattaaaaaaaatattcaatgGCTTTATAACTTGACTTTCCATGTGAACATTCATGATTTAGAAAAAAGCAGGTTATTATAGTATGATATTATTAACTTGATTTGGGGGGGGAAGCAATCGTTTGCATGTATTCGTTCGACCTTTGAGTCCCAAATTACCTTTATCTCAATGGTATAATAACATTGGCCTTGACTGATCCATATATTTTCATAAGTCAGAAAATTAGACTATAAATTTATGGAGTGGGCCTTTCTGAGCTGATTTTTTTAATCTGATTTCATACATAGCCAATGTATTGATGTGACTAAAGTCCACTTGAAAGTTTGACAAAAGTAAAATGAGGTATTCTTTGTTAGATGGCATTGGTCTTTAAATGTATAtagatatttttcttctttttttaacatactCTTTCAGATTATAAATCTAAAGATGTTATAGTACCAATTCAAGAGACTATGCAAACAGAGGAGGATCTTAGCAGCAGTGGAAAACTTTCCATTAACCAATGCTATATACTGTCATGGTCACTTAGAAGTCAACAGTTTACTGTAGTTTTTACTTCTTTCATATTGTAAAGGATGaggtaaactttttaaaaagaagagaataatTACATTGCAGACTGTAAGTAATTCAAAATAAGCGAAAAACCTAAATGCAATCTTGAGTCAGTCTCCTACATGCTAACCACCCGGGTGGACTTCTAATCAAATcatactgggttttttttttttccttctactttcCAATTAGGTTGAAAGCAGCTTGAATAAGGCTACTGCCCCTACACAAATGGCACTAATTTTCCCATTTGGTTTTAAGTCTTTTAACTTCAGCTGTTATGCCCCTGGCAAGGAAGTGGAGTTGACTTGGACAAGACTAAAAGATGCCGTGGGTTTGATTTGCTGTGCACCATAAAGTGGGCTTCACAAATTGGAATGATGACTCCTCTCTTCTCTGTTCCTGCTAACTCACAGGAATCAGTGTAAATGGGCTGTGGGGAATTACAAggatttcttttctgattttgcaTTTATTTGGACTAGACATAGGCTTACTGGGCAAAAGTAAGATCAACCTACGTAGCTTGGGTTATTAATTTTCTAATAGTCTTTCATTTCTCAGGAATGCGTCCTTTGTGGGAAGCAGATGAGATATAGAAATGGAAACTAGGCCACAAACTATTTAGTATAAAGGACCCTAAGGccaataaatatttcattttcctgttGTTCAGGGTATAATTTGTAATTAATATGTGCATTGATATTTTACTCAAAGGATTGGTGCTGTTTGTGATATTAAGATATAATCTCTTCACACAAAGGGACTTTTTTCTAAAAACATAAAGTACATATTTAATTTGTAAAATTGGTCTCAAATACTGAATTTCTTGGAAGCTTGTATTCAGCAAATAAAGAGTATTTTGTATATTTGATAAAGGCAAGAATTTTcaaatttgcttatttatttatttattttttaatgtctacTTTAACACTGGCTAAAATAGCCACACAAGGAAACAGAAAGTACTAGAGAATCTGATTAATATGTAAATAGTAAAATTTAACCTcaaactttgttgttgttgttgttgttcaatctTCATGCAAAACAACACACATATACAATAGAGTCATAACtaggaattttttcccctttatctcaACCTTCCTCAAAAGTACTTTGGTAATTTCTTGGACTCTTCATATAAGATGTTGCGGGGGGGAAAAGTCTCCATATCCAAGAGTAACTATTAGAAATATATACTAGAACACTTGTATGGTTTCAATGAAAAAGATGATTTAACATGTTTTTAAGAAAAGTACATTGAAAAAAGTCTTTAGTAAAATTATACACTTCACAATACAAATGTCAAATTTCACTATTTCATAAGATTGACCTACACTCTATACAATGAGTTTTCTTTTCAGTCCAGTTGAAATatgttttaaaggaaaataaacttTCTCATTCCTATGAAAAAATTTGAAACAACTGGAAAATTATTCCTAAGGAAATATCCCACTAAATACATCAGTAAAATGCTATAACATACTACTGAGCTTATAAAATTTATGTTTTCAAATAGGAAAAGTGCTGTCAAAAGTAAAGCTCTCTATGAATTAGATAACTATATGTATTCTAAAATGCTTTCAAAAACCATGCTATCTTAAATGTTGATTTTAATCCCTGAAGTGTTAATAACTGGGATTTATGTGTATTATATTTTTAGAGTTTATGTTTTATTAAACACCTCATAGTGTTTGTATGGCAGAATTACTTAGATACACAAAATGAATAGAAACTGTGGCAATTATATGAAAAATCTAATGATACCCACTGTTACAAAACATCATTATCCAATGCAAAAGACATAAACATACTAAAGGATTATTAAATCAAATTATTCTATAGCGACCAACAAAACATAACTAACTTTAAGACAAACCATGATAGatgtgcatatatataatttttaaatcttatatTTAGATGGAATCAAGGCCTTGCTCATGTATGATACCTTTAAAGACCTTATGTCCattgcaaaataaatattttttaagctgAAGAAAAacaatatgaagaaaaaaatctattccaTCCAATTTAATATTGTTCACTTGAAGATATGAGTGTATATTCTCCTAGAAAAATCCTATATTTATGGTACAGCATACTATGTGATATTTTTACTTTCTAAGACATTTTCACAACTTCTACAATGTCTGGTTATTACACTATATATAAAAATGATGTAGTTTACTTGTCTTTCCACTTGTACTTCTAAAAGCCATCATCAAATAGGAAGTATTTAATACCTCCTTTCTTAGAAATTTAGGAAAACCTTCAGTCCATGTTATCCATCGGGTACTTATTTTAGCTTTTCTCTGACAATGTAAAAATCATAAAATGTCACCAAGTGAATGACTTTGTACTTTCAAAAATCCCTCCTTAACTTCTCACCATATTTTCTTATTATGAAAGCaatatgtacatgtataataaAGTTCTAGTAGGGCATAAATAGAAAATTAACATCAAAGACAGTAATTGTATAAAggtaaatataaatttaattttttattttggccTATGCAGTTcaatttaagaatttttttttacatacaaaGATTAGAGATTTGGGAAAGGaactgctctttttttaaatgagactcacaaactaagaaaaaaaggagagcagTTATAGATTTTAGGGTGGGCTTAAActcattttgatttttatatttgtgcctccttaaaataaagacaaaaagttCATTCACAAATTAATGACTAGAAACCAATAAAAAACTATCAGGATTAGtcttgaaaaataatttaaaagtcacTCTTCTAACTACACACAAAACCCCACAACAAATAAACCTAACTTgtctattgttaaaaaaaaaaaaaaaactttttgttaCTAATTCAAGcaaaatttatttaaaacaaagtATAAAGTGGAATGCTACTGAAATATCTGTTCAGGTGACAGATACTTAAATGTAGAGGTAACTATGTAGAGAAAAAATAGTATTATTTTCCCAATTTCATTTCAAAGTTTCCAGGATTTCATGTGAAGGTAAAAGGCCTAGTTCCAGAAACTAGAGATTCCCTGGGGTCCAGAAGCTGTCCTTAGTTCTAACACCACTTGCACAGAAAAACAAACTTACACTTAGATTTTCCTTAATTCTCCCTTGCCAAAGAGGTGCTAAGTGAACATCTTGGGCTTATTGTTATCACTTTTTCCTCGACTCCTATTGCCTTCCTGTAGGCTAGGAGGCAGTTTTAAATGAAGTGCTTAACTGTTGAAAATTGGGAAAACCAGGCTTTTATAAAATTcaccatttctcccccttttgtctaTGGAGAAAACAAACGAATCCCATTCGGTGGGGACTTAAAACACAGCCACAATTTCACTCGAAATGGGTTAAGTTGAGAAAGTTGGCGAAGTGCCAGTAACTTCAAATTGTAAGCAGGCTCCCATAAAATATCGTTGGCTGAAAAGCGGTCGCCCcccttttcactttttctttcccgATTATGGTGGAGAATGGACCTGTGACTTCGCAGACAACCTGCGGCTGGaataaggaggtggaggagaaggaggagattcTGTGCAGTCAGGCTGCGGTGCCCCGAGATAAGACGGCCTTAGCCGCAGCATCCTCTCGGTGCCCGCCGGCTCCGGCTGCCCTTCGACCAGGCCCTGCATCCCCCCAGTTCTCCACTCGGCGAGGATGCGCCCCCGCCCCGCTTCCCGCGCGCTCCCGGCTTACCTGCGGGTCCCCGGCGAACGCGCTGCCGGGTGTCTCCAGAGCGCCCAGTAGGGGCCGCAGCCCGCCCTCCCCCTAGCCTGGGCCGCTCTGCAGATGCCGTCTCGGGACTCGGATCCGCACTGGCGCCGCGGCCCGGGTCCAGTCTCTTTCCTCCAGGCGCCGGACTGGAAACCTGAGCATCCCGGACCGCGCCCCAAGTTGTGTGCAGATCGAAGCCCCTCGCGAAGCTCCTTGGGGAGGTTAACCCAATGCTCGATCCCCGGCTCTGGGATGGTGCGGGCGGGAGTGGACTGGCCCTGCATCTCCACCCCATCCACACCTGCCGCTCCGAGGCGGCCACCGCCACTGCTCCGCCCGGGCTCCGCCCCCGGTCCGCCTCCGGTTCAGGGCGCTGCAGCCACCGCgcgaagaagggaagaagggaggggccGTGGAGCGTCCAGGCCTGGGAGTTTCAAGCCCTGGCGGGATCCAAATCTCTGCAGTACAATGCCGCTGGCCAGCAAGGGAATTTGATGGGGgagttgggggtggaggtggaggaaatGGCTCCCTTAAGGCGGCTAAGACCCAAGCAACCTTTTGTCGGTTGGAGAGTCCAGACTAAAGAAAGTAAGGCATGAGCCTGGAGCTCCCCGTGCACTACTGGAGTTAAAAACTTAGCAAACTCAAGTAACAGACAATCCTCCCAAGCCTGTCTTTAAGTTCACATCTAAGAAAGTGACAGCACTGGCCCGCTGGTATCATTGGCGTTTGAGAAAGGGAGTGGGTGCCCTTCCATTTTGAGTAGCCTCTTGTAGTCTGTCAGTGTTTTCAGGCCTATCTCAGATAACAAGAAATGTATGCAGGTGTCCACTCACTCACAGatttgatttctctctcctttgaaCAGTCaactctctctgaatgaaagcaCTTTGTGAAATGCAACAGGCCTTGtctagtgtgtgtgtttgtgtgtgtgtgtgtgtgtgtgagtgtgcgcgcgcgcgcgcgcgcgcacacacacacacacacacaagtaaccTGGATTAATACTCAGTACTATCACATGCAAACCGAGAGATTTTCTCCAGTCCTAACCACctgagttttaatttttaattccttAAAGGAGCAGGCTATATAACATGTTGATCAATTATGGAAAATTTTAAGCAAACTAAGTGGTACAGGGCAGGTGATAGGACAAATTATATCTCTCCATGTCTCTTCCTCTAAAAGTCCctcagtgtgtgtggtgtgtgtgtgtgtgtttgtgtgtgtgtgtgtgtgtgtgtgtgaatctaacTCAATTTTCCCACTGGTTAGTccgacaaaaagaagaaagaaagaaaaaaaaagtccacataaGGAGATGGAATGGTAGAGAGGCAAAGTTTTTAGTGATATTTTATCAAGGATACACTAGCTCTCCATGTAGAAAAGACACAAGGAACAATATTCATCAGATGTCCCCTGAGCTGGTACGTTCTCAAGACTCTTTTCCTAAGCCGACAATAGAAAAGGTAAATTAAGTGCTATTGCATTTTCTTGTGCATTTGTATTCAAGGACAATAGGAAATATTGGACATTAAAATTTTCTACATAAAGTAGAATTGagtaaaaatgtttatttgccATTTGTTATTTCCTATACTTAGTGCATTTTCGGTGTTGGTAGACTTGTAGTGTTTTATGGTTAGTAATATTAAAATAGCTTCACACGTAGCTGAGAATCAGAGAAACTCATATACAAAAAAATTTCATATACTTTGAACTCATGAAATCTATTATAAAGAGCTGGAAAAAAATCCCAGGCCATCTTGACTCTCTTCAAGAAATgagaaacataaaatagcaaggtTATTTTTGTTAAAATGTATCTGATACTTTTATAATGAGTTTTCCAAATTTACAGTTGCAGTGTAGTGGAAAAAGCATATATTTTGCAAATCATGAAAATTGTTCCTTAAATGTAAAGGATGATGAGCAGTTAGAGGTAGGTATTTATATTTATGAGTAAATATTGTAAGTTTGTGAAACTAAGCATAGAAAATTCAAAATTAAAACATTTGGAGGTGTAAATACAAATCTAACTTCATTATGAAAAGTGTAGAATTATCTATCCCAACTGTCTTAAATCTAAcaattttaagagaaaatgaaaaaaaaaaaaaaaagaaacaagacgaAATTTCATTACTAGTTAGTTTTACTAAGCAAGACTTCATCTATCCAAAGTCCTATTAGGACTGGAAAGATATTGACTAAACCAGCACAGACATTTTCTTAgtggaatatatttttaaagctttatacATATGCCCAGAATAATATAGAACAGACTTTAGTATAGATATATAGGATATAGTATGGATTTACTATAGATATAGAACATATATCAGTTGTTTAACTGCTTTCAACTTGGCCAGGGGAATGCTGGGAAGAGTGACTTTATAGATAATTCAGGTCAGATTTGTTGAAAccttagagatttatttatttatggaggagaaggaaaaaaaagaatcaaaacattttttaaagattatacaATTGCTTAATCAAAATTATATATCATGATACATAGAAAAGaaccaaagaagaaataattCACCTGGAGTTGAAACTatcaactcaaaaaaaaaatattttaagttcattgaaagaaaattatcttttataTTCTTATCTAAGGCAAACAGACTGTTTGCCTTGAAAGAAATACATAGAATATCACCCTAAGCTGGAGTTCAAAGAACACTGTAAGGGGCTATACTGCAAACCAGAAAGGCTTCTTCTGCTTAAACTGTCAGAAGGGAAGCCCTAGCCTAGGCTACTGCACATACAACCCTTTATTTACATTTGCTCCATATTAACAATAGCTTCCTTTGAAATTTGAGAATTTCCTTCTGAGTCTTCACATGCAAAAGAAAAGGTGAACTACTGTTTACTTTCTCATTGTACCAAATTTCTCACAGCATCTAAAGCTAAtttcttgttttagttattgataATTTCTTACCTTAAATCTGTTGTTTCTTATTATATACTTACATATCATATCACTAACAATCAAGGACTTtcagaagaaaatggaaaagtaaCAAACCTTAAACATATATACACGTGTGTATATCTTTACATATACTTGTGTTGATACACATATGTTTATGTAGTCTATTACATAtgcaaaatgaaaaacaagataaatgggaataaaattaactttttaaaaaataaatattaaatgtttataaaacaaataatttaacAAGATCTACAAAAATAtgcttttaatttctattttaattaatttagaaAAGTGTCCCCCATAAGCAAATTCAAACCCTAATGATTATTCTCtatattttttttgaagattgaaGGGATTCAGgaggcacatgaaagaatttctAAGAAAGCCTTCTCATGCACGTTTATATGGATTTTCACAGATAACTTCAGTATAAATGATTCTTTGACAACACTGgctaatatttttaatgttttctttttttaataaaaaaaagcttGCTAAAAGATAACCCAATAGATATTTATGAATATGTTAACATCTGTTACAACTAGATGGCATGATATCTGACATTATTTCAAAATGTCTCATAATTAAgaataaaaaagggagggagagggggctggttgagcatacaggttacagtgtgcaaggacccaggtttgagcctctggcccacacctgctgggtggtgaagcagtgctttaggtggtcctctgtctctctccttgtcactcccttccctctcaatttctggctgtctctaaccaataaaaaaattaaaatgatttaaaaattagaaaataaaagggaaggggagctgggcagtggtgcactccaCTGAATGCAAATGCTACCATTCACAAGGGTACATATTCAagtcccggatccccacctgaaggggggaagcttcatgagtggagaagctgtgctgcagatgtctctatctctctctctctctctctctctctctcccgcctccccctctcaatttctctctgtttctatttgataaagtagacaaataaaaatataaaagaagaaaaaaatggggctGTGAAAATTGCTCACCTGCAGAGTGTATGTGTTTCGCCACACATGAGACCCAGGTTTTATCCCAGCACTCATCACATTAGAGGAAACTTAAGTTCTGTGTtggttttccctctctctctgcttctgtctctatctgaaacactctttctggagtggtgaagccctagatATCCagaggactaaaaaaaaaaggtaacggAAAAGATGaggaaagataaaataaataaaaaaagtaaaacaatgaAATACTTCTAAAATAATGTGCTTTTCCATATGTTCTTACACAACTTTGAGCATGTTAGTTATCTTCTATTTGTAGCCCTTTTTTGCCTGACTACAATCTTATGTTTGTTCCCTTACGAATAATATTCTCAACAGTAGGGAGAAGTGAGAAGAAATTATTTTTGGTATATATTAAGAGAGGaactttattatttacttttaacatatatattaaatataggaGTTCCAGTGGTACATACAGTTGGTTAGTATGTGGCACAtactaaatataaattttatatatgtctatatactaAAATACTTTTCAAAGTAAATATTCTTAAATCATGTATGTTGAAAGTGTAATATGAAGGTGTGCTATTTATTCCATTTACTTTTCATGATGTTATTTGctttaaataaacatataaacacATTTTACTTCATCTACTTTCCATGAAATAGCACGTATGTATATGAAATAAATTGAATATAGGAAAATCAGTCATATCTAATTTGTTTCCTGTTTGGTTTTTTAAGAAACTGTGGCTTTTATTCCCTTAAACTTAAATGACATATTCTTGCAATGTGTAATTGCCATTAAACATATATACAATtattaaatacaaaattaattGCCAGGATTTTCCAATGTGCCTACTCAACATTGTAAGAATTTGTAAGAATTCGTTGTAAGAATTCTCATGAACAATTTCTTAAATGAAAATGTCATCATCAACACTAACAGATTCTAAAAAATTCACAAATTAACAACTTACTGAAAGTTAATCTGGCTCAGAAATAAACCTAGATTTCTACTTGATAACCTTGTTCATCTCTGACTTGTTCTTGTGAAAAAGTCAAAAGATAGCAGCCAAGAAATGAAGAGTCCAAAGACAGCAAAACTATTTATAAGAGAAAGTGGGGACATATGTACATGGATGATATGGATATAAATACATGGACTTGACATCAGTTGTTAGGTTGTGAATGAGAGAGACTATCAATTTCATTTCCCTTCCATTCTTTTGTAATGGTACTACTGCAAATCTAGTTTGTTAGATATTGTATGGAACACTTCAAAAACCTTCAGATGTCTTTGGGCTATTGATTTTTAAGATTGAAAAACCCAGCAATGTTTGGAACGACATCAAGGATTCCAAATCATTCCCACTACCCATCCAACAAATGACTAGTTAACAAAGGTCATGCCAGTATGCATGCTGGATACAAGAAAAAACAAGTGTATAGCCACAGAAACCTGGCACATTCCTTACAACTCTGTCCAGCTGTAAGAAGAGAACTATGCTTTCAACAGATGTCCAATCAAGACCTAAAATGATTGAGAGACTTCCGGAGGTGTGACTATGGAGCAGCAGCCACAATTCACTCTctgatcaactaggaaaaacaatgaaaatcacctgaaaacttaaTGAACTGTAGCCTGGATCTATCTGAAAACTCACCAAGCTATAGGGGAGTATAGACATACGTGGCTCCTGTATAGAAAACGGGTGAGGGAGAAATTCCCTGGGCTAAAAagctggaagaaagaaagaaagaaagaaagaaagaaagaaagaaagaaagaaagaaagaaagaaaggagggagggagggagggaaggaaggaaggaaggaaggaagggaaggagggagtgaaggaagaagggaggaaggaagaagaaagccatctaagccacaggtgagtacagatacATATGGCTAGTAGATGGAAAGGCTGTGAGGGACTGAGTCCCAAGACTGAAAACCAGTGCTCAAGAAAtgtttttaaacaaaacaaaacagggaactaaagagcttctgcacatcaaaagcaaactacacaaggataagcaGGCAATGGAGTAAATGGAGGAAGATATTTGGACTTAACACATATTTgctagatctacaaaagaagcaaaaacaacccaataaaaaagtggaccaaagaaataaacacacagttttctaaagagaagATCTACATGGGCCACAGACACTTGACACTTGTACCTTaggatccagcaataccattcttaggcatttatcaaGTGAACACtcaaaacactaattagaagagacatacgCACCccagtgttcatagctgcattactcacaatagccaaagagtggaagcagcataaatgcctatcaacaaatgactggctaaagaagttatggaatatatactctatggaatattattctgagatttaaaaaaatgttttgtgtcCTTTAGcccaaaatagatggaactggaggtgattgtgcctagcaaaataagcaaatagatgaaagacaaataactaccagatggcttcactcaatGGAATTTAGAAATCTTATTTACATAAATTTaccaaaaaatgtttttaaacaaaacaagcaaactgtgagacttgtgagtactatggtggttctctttgggaggtgaagagtggggatacagaactttggtggtgggtgtagtctgaaactatacattgtaacaaaagtttttaaaaaactaccTAAATTGAGTGTATTcatgttaaagaaagaaaagtaggttGTCTTTCTGGCTACTAATCACGGTTAATGAGTTTCCTTAAAATGAGAGCTGGCAGTTTAAGTCAATCATTTTTCATCTGCCAAATATCCTGAATTTGGATTCATTTATGCATTCCCCACACTTGGTATCCAGCAGTaattgtttcattaaaaaaaaaaaaaaaggcagagaatcAAAATAAGTTTGAGCAAATCCGAGTTTGAACAAGTTCaaacaactggaaaaaaaatgacttctcAGGGCCTTCACTATTCTCACACGCACTGTATTTCACAAATGGGTTTTGGATCATTGAAGCAACTTTCACTTTTCTGGAGTTTATGAGAGCAAAACTCAGCTCTAATACAAATTAAAGCAATCCACACACTCAGTAATGGCTCTATAATGCTTTCTAAATTACAGTGTGTAATGTCCTTTTAACagaaaagaacaacagaaattTCCATGTAATCAAAAGATTCATAAGCACCAGATTTTCAACAATGTTTAGTATAGTGGAAGCCCAGCACAATGAAATAATTTAGTCACCCCCTCAGAGTCCATTGGATTTCACCTGGGCTGGGCATGAATCTTAGGAGACTTATTTTACCCAGAGTGATCCAGTATGAAGagcaaaagaaggaaaatgtTTGGGCCAATATTTTGTCAGACAATGGTGTCAAGCATAGCAAACACAGTAGTTACAGCACTGGTTCTAGACAAGTATCATATACTTCTCAAAGTGTTTTCAGCCATGCTGGGAAGATGGTTTGAATTGATGGAATGCTCACAAGAAACAGGTTTGTGTGAAATAAGTACTTGTGGGTGGTAATTTTCTTAAACTAGATTTTCTTCCTCTCACTTTCATTGCCTCTTCTATCTTCCCTCTGTTTTCGTCTCTCTTCCCTTTACATTTACTAGCTTGTACTCCTTAGAATATTGTTATTTTTTCCACCTTTTTGACATCAGGACTCATAGCTAA
The sequence above is drawn from the Erinaceus europaeus chromosome 10, mEriEur2.1, whole genome shotgun sequence genome and encodes:
- the IFNE gene encoding interferon epsilon isoform X2; amino-acid sequence: MGWRCRASPLPPAPSQSRGSSIGLTSPRSFARGFDLHTTWGAVRDAQVSSPAPGGKRLDPGRGASADPSPETASAERPRLGGGRAAAPTGRSGDTRQRVRRGPAGWKGRFWKHEKPKRHRMYTVTWNWRGGKMLA
- the IFNE gene encoding interferon epsilon isoform X3, translated to MGWRCRASPLPPAPSQSRGSSIGLTSPRSFARGFDLHTTWGAVRDAQVSSPAPGGKRLDPGRGASADPSPETASAERPRLGGGRAAAPTGRSGDTRQRVRRGPADKVRKKNQVVVHLAKRRC